cactcgggcacggcggcgcaggctagggggcgctgcccgtgcgactcgactaggttggcacggtctacccgggtccgagcggcactcgggcacggcggcgcaggctagggggcgctgcccgtgcgactcgactaggtcggcacggtctacccggttaacagcggcactcgggcacggcggcgcaggctagggggcgctgcccgtgcgactcgactaggtcggcagggtctacccgggtccgagcggcactcgggctcggcggcggcggcggctaggggtcgctgcccgtgcgactcgactgggtcggcactgtctacccggctccgagcggcacgggctcggcggcggtggctagggggcgctgcccgtgccgctcgattcggtcgccacggtctacccggctccgccCCGGACTCTAGAGGTCGCTGCCGGACAGGCTCGGATGCGGCCCGGCCCACCCGGAGGAAGCGCGCGTGCGCGAGCCGGGGCCGCGCCCACCGGGAGGGCCGTTGGTGATGGAATTCCGGCCGGTCTGCCGGAAATCCGGGACGGCGGTCGGCCCGGACGGCGCGCGGTCGCTCGCCTCGGCGGGGTAAGGATGGAAGAACAGCGGGTAGACGGCAGCGGTCGGCAGAGAGGTGGGCCGGCGGGAGGCGCGGGGTGGCCGCGggggcgggggcgcgggcgcgggcgggggcgcgggcgcgggcgggggcgcgggcgcgggcgcgggcgggggcgcgggcgcCGCCGTTGCCGAGTCGCGCTCGTTCGACTCTTCCGGTCCCCGGGATCGTGCCGAGGGtgccggggggtggggggggttggaaggataaatgggaaaatgtaaaaagtCCCGCGGCTCTCTCGGCCGGCGTGGGGGGgtgcggggtgggggggcgcTGGTTGGAGACAGGGTAAAAGAAGGATggcgggtgggggggggggagagagagcgagagagagcgagagagagcgagagagagagcACGCGCCAGTGGAGACcgtggtggaaaaaaaaaaaaaaaaaaaaaagcgaaaaATCGATCTGATTTCACCGGCagccgggcggcggcgcggcgggggtCTCCCGCCCGAAGCGCCGAGGGGGGGTGGGCCTCCCACTTATCCTGCACCTCTCCCGTCTCTTCGCAGCGCCGGACTAGAGTCGAGGTCACCGGGGTCTTCTATTCCCCGCCGATTCCGCCGAGCCCGTTCCCTCGGCTGCGATTTCGCTGGACGGTAGGTCGGGACAGAGGGGactttgttcctcttctgccgGAGCTCTGGCCGCGGCGGAGGCGGTTCCCGCCTCGGACCCCGCGGCCACGGAGGCGGAGGCGTTTCCGGGTGGGGGAGGACgcgaagggggggggggggggaacgggGGCTCGCTCGGCAGAAGCGGCCCGTGCGAAAGGACGCTCTCCGCGGATTTTTCTTGACTCgtcccctttctttcccacgCGACGCGCACCGGCCTACGGGCGCCCGAGGGCGGCAGCAGGCGCGGTCGCCCCCAGGAGGTACGCGAGAAGGCCTAGCGCGGGGTACCGGCGACGAGACCTTCTCCGACGAATCCTCGCGCGCTCCGACGGGACGACTCGGAGGCTTTCGCCGCCGTTTACCCGCGGCGACGgcatccctcagcccttctccgTCTGTACGGGGAACGGGTCGCCGCGGCGCCGGACCTCTGACGGATCGGCCGAGGCGAGCGTcgggtcagctgcgggagcacaggtgagagtcgTTTCGCCGCGTGTCACGGGTCACCTAGATTTACCCGTGCCCGCGAcgggggccgccgccgccgccgccccgtcGGGCCCCCGGCccggaaagggaggggaaaaaggggggcGGAAAGaacagcggcagcaatctaaggggGAAAACTTCTTTTACTAGATACGGTGTCGGAGCACGAGGTAACGTCGTAGAATACGATCTCGTCGAGGCTCGTCCGTCGAacgaaacagagagagagagtccccgaaaacccAGAGGCCTGCTGTGAACTCCAGGCGACGGACGCGGCCGGAGCGCTCCTCGCGCCCCGAGAGtcagagagagagggggagagagagagagaagtccagcctgggagcgagagATAATCCTCCTCCCGCGAGCTATCTCTGGCCGCGACGTCCCCTGGGATACGTAGACGCGTAGCGCGCGCGACGTCGCGACGTAGAATATCGAGAGCGACGCCGCGAAACCGCGACGCCGCGCTCCCGGAAaagggtggagctcgactccgcTTCCTCCGGACCTCCTCGAAGGGCCGAGCGCCGCCGAGGCGGCGCAGCATCTCTCGGAGACGGCTCCCCGGCGGAGACGGCCTCGGCGTTCCTTCCCGGCGAAGGCGTCCGCatcggtgagtttttcctcctcAATAAACGTTTGGATATCCGTTGCCGTCCTCGTGTCCTTCCGCCTTCCGCCGTCACACCGGATTCCCCTCCGGCTTCCCCCTTCGGAGCCGGTCGAAAGCCCTTCGACCGGTCCGGAGAGCCGCCGGCCGGTTAACCGGCGCCCGTGCGGGGGCCCCGCTCGCTCGGGCGGAGTCCATCGCGAGCCGGTTCAGAGCCGGTTTCCTTCCCAAAGGCCGGCCCGAGATCGGCCCCGAGGTCCTGAGGACGCGGGCGAGCTGCTGCCGCCTCCGCTCGCTCGCTCACCGAAACcaccctctgcttcctgccaaGGAAGGGCATTCCAAGCACGGCGGCTAGACCTGAGCCTAGCGATCGTCAAGGCCCCGCCGCACCCGCCTCAGACCGgaggcccccccccccccccccttccgcAACGGGAAGCTCTCGCCGGCTTAGCCGAGTCCAGCCACCCCGCCGGCAGCCTCTAGCTTCCGCCGCTTTGCAACTGCGGTCGCTGGGAGCCGGGCGgaccagacaaacaaacaagcaggcGAGCGACCAACcgaccaaacaaaaaacccccgcgaaaaaaacaaaacaaaacaaaagccacgcGGGCCGGGCGGGCGAGACGCGTCCGGGAGAGGGTGATGGGGTTAAGGGCGAGGCCTGGGGGGTCAGGGCTAGGCGGGCCGCTTTCGGGTACGGGTCGGGTTCTGGCTCGCGCGGCccgtggtggtggtggtgggaggggatgggggagggcgggggggggaacTGGGGAGAAGGGCGGAGGACGGACGCGGAGCGGGAAGCTCGGGCCGGTACCGGCAGCCAGGTCCTACCCGCAACCCCGTCACGGACCCCCTCGCCTCGCCAGAGACCCCTTTCTTCGTGACAGAGGGCgcgccgagccgggccgggcctaCTCACGCGTTGGCGCGCGCGGACGAGCgacgaggaaaaaaaaaaaaaagagaaaaggaaagaagccgCAAGTCagtcaaagaaaagagaagaagattttaaaatgcacagaaagatcGTAGCGTTTCGTGGTAACGGAATAATCGTATAAcgataataaaaacaataaagacgtaaaagatggggggggggcgggaagAAGCGATAAATCAAAACTAAACgcgtaaataaataaataaataaatgggggaaaaagagaggggggcaagggaaaaaaaggggaaaaaagagaaaaggaaaaaaaaaacaataagggaaaaaatacaaggaaaaaaaaggggaaaaaagagaaaaggaaaaaaaaaacaacaagggaaaaaatacaaggaaaaaaaaggaaaaatgaaggaaaaaaaaagaaaaaaggggggggtgagctaaaaaaagggaaaaaaaaaaaagaa
The Excalfactoria chinensis isolate bCotChi1 unplaced genomic scaffold, bCotChi1.hap2 Scaffold_366, whole genome shotgun sequence genome window above contains:
- the LOC140264956 gene encoding uncharacterized protein produces the protein MRPGPPGGSARARAGAAPTGRAVGDGIPAGLPEIRDGGRPGRRAVARLGGRRTRVEVTGVFYSPPIPPSPFPRLRFRWTVGRDRGDFVPLLPELWPRRRRFPPRTPRPRRRRRFRVGEDAKGGGGGTGARSAEAARAKGRSPRIFLDSSPFFPTRRAPAYGRPRAAAGAVAPRRYARRPSAGYRRRDLLRRILARSDGTTRRLSPPFTRGDGIPQPFSVCTGNGSPRRRTSDGSAEASVGSAAGAQIRCRSTR